A single genomic interval of Helianthus annuus cultivar XRQ/B chromosome 13, HanXRQr2.0-SUNRISE, whole genome shotgun sequence harbors:
- the LOC110901626 gene encoding uncharacterized protein LOC110901626, translating to MASGSNNTTTASKKSCSSGDPSRKYGTQNPKVRANITCNFCGKMCKGGVYHLKQHLVGGFTCVVKCTKCPEHVREKMRDFIQKKEMSKVESVMNSKIYADVYDLDEEEEDEEVTGSGKASQAKKPRVRGVINMFYGTIQSEKQKNINAVYRKELRNKACKEVARWFYDAGLPFNASNYDSFRKVVEAIGQFGPGMKPPTMYELRVSFLQDEVKEVDLLINEHKKEWKVKGCSILSDGWRDSVVQKEIINFVVNSPKGSVFIKSLDVSEVTLNADFLFKLLDAMVEEIGEKNVVQVVTDNAAAYVKAVFVIYNL from the exons ATGGCCTCTGGATCAAACAACACTACTACTGCCTCGAAAAAGTCCTGCTCATCTGGTGACCCGAGTAGAAAGTATGGTACCCAAAATCCCAAGGTACGAGCAAATATTACTTGTAATTTTTGCGGAAAAATGTGTAAAGGGGGGGTTTATCATCTGAAACAACATTTGGTGGGAGGTTTTACGTGTGTTGTTAAGTGTACAAAGTGCCCGGAGCATGTACGAGAGAAGATGAGAGATTTCATACAGAAAAAAGAGATGTCTAAGGTGGAAAGTGTTATGAACTCAAAGATTTATGCTGATGTGTATGATCTtgatgaggaggaagaagatgaagaagtgACCGGTAGTGGTAAGGCAAGTCAAGCTAAAAAACCAAGAGTAAGAGGTGTTATAAATATGTTTTATGGTACGATTCAAAGTGAGAAACAAAAAAACATCAATGCGGTTTATCGCAAGGAGCTGAGGAATAAGGCATGCAAAGAGGTGGCAAGATGGTTTTATGATGCGGGCTTGCCTTTCAATGCATCTAACTATGATAGCTTTCGCAAAGTTGTTGAGGCCATAGGACAATTTGGTCCTGGAATGAAACCACCAACCATGTATGAGTTGAGGGTTTCTTTTCTTCAAGACGAAGTAAAAGAAGTTGACCTTTTAATTAACGAGCACAAGAAAGAATGGAAAGTTAAGGGTTGTTCAATTTTATCGGATGGATGGCGTGATTCGGTGGTTCAAAAAGAAATCATCAACTTTGTAGTAAACTCTCCAAAGGGTTCTGTATTTATTAAATCCCTTGATGTTTCTGAAGTCACGTTGAATGCTGATTTCTTGTTCAAGCTTCTTGACGCAATGGTAGAGGAGATCGGGGAGAAGAATGTAGTCCAAGTTGTAACGGATAATGCAGCGGCTTATGTTAAGGCGG TGTTTGTAATATATAATTTATAG
- the LOC110899232 gene encoding mitochondrial import inner membrane translocase subunit TIM17-2, translated as MGTPETSREPCPDRILDDIGGAFGMGAVGGSAFHFLKGTYNSPKGLRLTGGVQAVQMNAPRVGGSFAVWGGLFSTFDCTMVYIRQKEDPWNSIIAGAATGGFLQMRQGLGAASRSAAFGGVLLAMIEGAGIMLNKLMSAPQNLPPMEEAVPPNVSGIPQVPMGHLSNQAQVNIDGMASSSTSSSSSSWFGGLFGGGKQEETAPSNGAKTQVLESFDAPNPPSFEYK; from the coding sequence ATGGGGACCCCAGAGACATCTCGTGAACCTTGTCCGGACCGTATACTGGACGACATCGGTGGAGCCTTTGGTATGGGTGCAGTCGGAGGTTCAGCCTTCCACTTCTTGAAAGGAACCTACAACTCTCCAAAAGGCTTGCGACTTACTGGCGGTGTTCAAGCGGTGCAGATGAATGCTCCACGTGTTGGCGGCAGTTTCGCTGTCTGGGGCGGGCTTTTCTCCACTTTTGACTGCACGATGGTGTATATCCGCCAGAAAGAGGATCCATGGAACTCGATAATAGCCGGTGCTGCCACCGGAGGGTTTCTCCAGATGCGTCAAGGGCTCGGAGCCGCCTCTAGGTCAGCGGCTTTTGGTGGAGTTCTACTTGCTATGATTGAGGGTGCTGGAATCATGTTGAATAAGCTCATGAGTGCACCCCAGAATCTCCCTCCGATGGAAGAGGCTGTGCCGCCTAACGTGAGCGGTATACCGCAAGTTCCCATGGGACATCTTTCCAATCAAGCTCAAGTAAACATTGACGGCATGGCATCATCATCGACATCATCATCGTCGTCGTCATGGTTTGGAGGGCTGTTTGGTGGCGGAAAACAGGAGGAAACTGCCCCAAGCAATGGTGCGAAGACACAGGTATTAGAGAGCTTTGATGCTCCAAACCCGCCTTCGTTTGAATACAAGTAA